A single region of the Halorussus gelatinilyticus genome encodes:
- a CDS encoding SDR family NAD(P)-dependent oxidoreductase: MLRPDLTGRTALVTGSARGVGRELLLALADCGASVAVHYRSSEGAAHDVADAARETGAPEVTTIRGDVADPDDVDAMFDAVEDDLDGVDVLVNNVGPFAPDHWEDISYERWNTVLQANVNGTYLCCKRALPEMRDQSWGRIVNVGYASSEKGMVNPKNAPYFIAKQGVLMFTRMLANDTQNDGITVNAVSPYVIENSDEFPEDLPRGRPADFEDVEQAVLFFLDEDSDYISGENIEVDGGWLPETV, from the coding sequence ATGCTTCGACCCGACCTGACCGGGCGGACCGCGCTCGTGACCGGGAGCGCGAGGGGCGTCGGCCGAGAGCTACTGCTCGCCTTGGCGGACTGCGGCGCATCGGTGGCGGTCCACTACCGCTCCAGCGAGGGGGCCGCCCACGACGTCGCCGACGCCGCACGCGAGACGGGTGCGCCCGAGGTGACGACGATACGGGGCGACGTGGCCGACCCGGACGACGTGGACGCGATGTTCGACGCCGTGGAGGACGACCTCGACGGCGTGGACGTGCTGGTGAACAACGTCGGCCCGTTCGCGCCCGACCACTGGGAGGACATCTCCTACGAGCGGTGGAACACCGTCCTGCAGGCCAACGTCAACGGCACCTACCTCTGCTGTAAGCGTGCCCTCCCGGAGATGCGCGACCAGTCGTGGGGCCGCATCGTGAACGTCGGCTACGCCAGCTCCGAGAAGGGCATGGTCAATCCGAAGAACGCGCCCTACTTCATCGCCAAGCAGGGCGTGTTGATGTTCACCCGGATGCTCGCCAACGACACCCAGAACGACGGCATCACGGTGAACGCCGTCTCTCCTTACGTGATCGAGAACTCCGACGAGTTCCCCGAGGACCTCCCGCGCGGCCGACCCGCCGACTTCGAGGACGTGGAGCAGGCGGTGCTGTTCTTCTTGGACGAGGACAGCGACTACATCAGCGGCGAGAACATCGAAGTGGACGGCGGATGGTTGCCGGAGACCGTGTAG
- a CDS encoding DUF7282 domain-containing protein translates to MHENDDSSNIASKLLGEGTSRREFMDTTAKLGGSALALSALGGGTVAASGTQTEGAAVTLQNQESDGSTVMVASAAVPEGGFVAIHDLSLLEGEVLGSVIGVSELLDAGEHQNIEVTLFEGVPGAQFDQSALQETQPLIAMPHQNTNGNESYDFVSSQGEADGPYTRAGAPVVGLGYAIVQSETTMGGETTTTE, encoded by the coding sequence ATGCACGAAAACGACGACAGCTCGAACATCGCATCGAAACTGCTGGGCGAGGGGACGTCTCGCCGCGAATTCATGGACACGACCGCCAAACTCGGCGGGAGCGCGCTCGCGCTGTCCGCGCTCGGCGGCGGTACCGTCGCCGCCAGCGGTACACAGACGGAAGGAGCAGCGGTGACGCTCCAGAATCAGGAGTCGGACGGTTCGACGGTGATGGTGGCCTCGGCAGCCGTCCCGGAGGGCGGGTTCGTCGCTATCCACGACCTGTCGCTCCTCGAAGGCGAGGTCCTCGGGAGCGTCATCGGCGTCTCGGAGCTGTTAGACGCCGGCGAACACCAGAACATCGAGGTCACGCTGTTCGAGGGCGTGCCGGGAGCCCAGTTCGACCAGTCGGCGCTACAGGAGACCCAGCCGCTGATCGCGATGCCCCACCAGAACACGAACGGCAACGAGTCCTACGACTTCGTCTCGTCGCAGGGCGAAGCCGACGGCCCGTACACCAGAGCGGGCGCGCCCGTGGTGGGTCTCGGGTACGCCATCGTACAGAGCGAAACGACGATGGGCGGCGAAACCACCACGACCGAGTAG
- a CDS encoding HVO_0649 family zinc finger protein: MSHRNDVGSTPFDRMASHMDREDLDCPECGHEDEDGRWRVQTSGGRVRYTHVCPSCGAIRKRTYDLGGE; the protein is encoded by the coding sequence ATGTCGCACCGCAACGACGTCGGTTCGACGCCGTTCGACCGGATGGCCTCGCACATGGACCGCGAAGACCTCGACTGTCCGGAGTGCGGCCACGAGGACGAGGACGGACGCTGGCGGGTGCAGACCTCCGGCGGACGGGTCCGCTACACCCACGTCTGTCCGAGTTGCGGCGCTATCCGAAAGCGGACCTACGACCTCGGCGGCGAGTGA
- a CDS encoding DUF7344 domain-containing protein, which produces MSSADNSPEQETLSEDLIFDVLKNRRRRYTLHYLKQQDRPVELSELAEQVAAWENDTTVEGLSANERKSVYTSLYQTHLPKLADAGIVDYNQNRGVVELSGNAAQLEGYLRPQDDFPWIRYYLALAVVSAVLVLGDLLGVPPFEAIPDEIWGVLIVAAFALSAATHYVRRQRLAQQEAPPNVDG; this is translated from the coding sequence ATGAGCTCGGCTGACAACTCACCGGAGCAAGAAACACTGTCCGAAGACCTAATCTTCGACGTGTTGAAGAACCGGCGACGGCGGTACACGCTACATTACCTCAAGCAGCAGGACCGTCCGGTCGAGCTGAGCGAACTCGCCGAGCAGGTCGCGGCGTGGGAGAACGACACGACCGTCGAGGGGCTGTCGGCCAACGAGCGCAAGTCGGTCTACACGTCTCTCTATCAGACGCATCTCCCGAAGCTCGCGGACGCTGGTATCGTCGATTACAACCAGAACCGCGGAGTGGTCGAGTTATCGGGGAACGCGGCCCAGTTGGAGGGGTACCTCCGGCCGCAGGACGACTTCCCGTGGATTCGGTACTATCTCGCGCTCGCGGTCGTGAGCGCGGTTCTCGTCCTCGGCGACTTGCTGGGCGTCCCACCGTTCGAGGCGATTCCCGACGAGATATGGGGCGTCCTCATCGTCGCGGCGTTCGCGCTCTCGGCGGCGACTCACTACGTGCGACGGCAACGGCTCGCTCAGCAGGAAGCACCGCCGAACGTGGACGGATAG
- a CDS encoding geranylgeranyl reductase family protein codes for MYDFVVVGAGPAGSRFSRRAAERGYDVLALERGAVGKPLACSGHVSTDIWEFTPEGAREELLQNEVYGARFHVGGPQSDDYPFYKREVVSNVIDRVGLDELLADAARDAGADLRENHSVSSVEEYADRVEVTASTPDGTETFEARMVAGCDGPVSRVRSELGLPEPGEKLQGVLAFSEEDDPGDYVDVHLTAPRFFAWRIPRGESGVEYGLAAPPGSDPSAKELFDEFTAEYDVETSHFCAGMIPVGPADSVTSRRGFLVGDAAAQTKPFTGGGILYGMTAASHAAKVIDPERPDTLQDYEDAWREDLHTEIELGHWIRKCYSLPESVQKVGLSAFSGEIGVHMDKPTSFFSKEHLKKLLSGS; via the coding sequence ATGTACGACTTCGTAGTCGTCGGGGCGGGCCCGGCCGGGTCTCGATTCTCCCGGCGGGCGGCCGAACGGGGGTACGACGTGCTGGCGCTCGAACGCGGAGCGGTCGGGAAACCGCTCGCCTGTTCGGGCCACGTCAGCACCGACATCTGGGAGTTTACGCCCGAGGGCGCGCGCGAGGAGTTGCTCCAGAACGAGGTGTACGGCGCGCGCTTCCACGTCGGGGGTCCCCAAAGCGACGACTACCCCTTCTACAAGCGCGAGGTCGTCTCGAACGTCATCGACCGCGTGGGACTGGACGAACTCCTCGCCGACGCCGCCCGCGACGCCGGCGCGGACCTCCGGGAGAACCACAGCGTCTCGTCGGTCGAGGAGTACGCCGACCGGGTGGAAGTGACCGCCAGCACGCCCGACGGCACCGAGACCTTCGAGGCGCGGATGGTCGCCGGATGCGACGGGCCGGTCTCGCGCGTGCGCTCGGAACTCGGCCTGCCGGAACCCGGCGAGAAGCTACAGGGCGTCCTCGCCTTCTCCGAGGAGGACGACCCCGGCGACTACGTGGACGTTCACCTGACCGCGCCCAGATTCTTCGCGTGGCGCATCCCGCGCGGCGAGTCGGGCGTCGAGTACGGGCTGGCGGCCCCGCCCGGCTCGGACCCGTCCGCCAAGGAGCTGTTCGACGAGTTCACCGCGGAGTACGACGTGGAGACGAGCCACTTCTGCGCGGGCATGATTCCGGTCGGGCCGGCCGACTCGGTGACGAGTCGGCGCGGCTTTCTCGTCGGCGACGCTGCCGCCCAGACCAAGCCCTTCACCGGCGGCGGCATCCTCTACGGCATGACCGCCGCGAGCCACGCCGCGAAGGTCATCGACCCCGAGCGACCCGACACCCTACAGGATTACGAGGACGCGTGGCGCGAGGACCTGCACACCGAAATCGAGTTGGGCCACTGGATTCGGAAGTGCTACTCGCTCCCCGAGAGCGTCCAGAAGGTCGGGCTGTCGGCGTTCTCCGGCGAAATCGGCGTCCACATGGACAAGCCGACCTCCTTCTTCTCGAAGGAGCATCTGAAAAAGTTGTTGTCGGGGTCGTAG
- a CDS encoding Lrp/AsnC family transcriptional regulator, with amino-acid sequence MSHRVDEIDKRILYHLAADARNTSAPTIAEEVDVTPATIRHRIRQMEEAGIIEGYHADIDYERTDGRIVNQFTCTAPVADRHRLAQAALQVSGVVNVRKLMAGRENLVVTAVGTDTDDVTRIARELSNHGLDLEREDIVQDELYHPYHPFGAEDEPSQSFADVQNLAGGAEVIEFTVPEDAAITGRTLEDANESGVIDDDSLVISIERGDAVLTPRGDTAVEAGDVVTLFAPESVPEGTVEAFETRPSERVADGDE; translated from the coding sequence ATGAGCCATCGCGTCGACGAGATAGACAAGCGCATCCTCTACCATCTGGCGGCCGACGCGCGGAACACCTCGGCACCGACCATCGCCGAGGAGGTGGACGTAACTCCCGCCACGATTCGCCACCGCATCCGTCAGATGGAGGAGGCCGGGATTATCGAGGGATACCACGCCGACATCGACTACGAGCGGACCGACGGCCGCATCGTCAACCAGTTCACCTGCACCGCGCCGGTCGCGGACCGCCACCGACTCGCGCAGGCCGCGTTACAGGTCTCGGGCGTCGTGAACGTCCGGAAACTGATGGCCGGACGCGAGAACCTCGTCGTGACCGCGGTCGGCACGGACACCGACGACGTGACCCGCATCGCGCGGGAACTCTCGAACCACGGTCTCGACCTCGAACGCGAGGACATCGTACAGGACGAACTCTACCACCCCTACCACCCCTTCGGCGCGGAGGACGAACCGAGCCAGTCGTTCGCGGACGTGCAGAACTTGGCCGGGGGTGCCGAGGTCATCGAGTTCACGGTCCCCGAAGACGCCGCCATCACCGGCCGGACGCTCGAAGACGCCAACGAGTCGGGCGTCATCGACGACGATTCGCTGGTCATCAGCATCGAGCGCGGCGACGCGGTGCTGACCCCGCGCGGCGACACCGCGGTCGAGGCCGGCGACGTGGTGACGCTGTTCGCCCCCGAGTCGGTCCCGGAGGGAACGGTCGAGGCCTTCGAGACCCGGCCGAGCGAGCGCGTCGCCGACGGCGACGAGTGA
- a CDS encoding AI-2E family transporter, with protein MDAEKAFALALLAVALYASLLVVWPFFTYVALAVFLAYALYPFQRRLAPRVGPRKSAVGLMTAATVLFVLPFVLMVQVVLQQALSVFERVQSGELDVGLMEEFLISDLGQDLLGAARSGAGRILEESVNVVGGASTAAVGVTILGFLLYYLLVGGEDAVAWFRDVTPLPTAVQDRLLADLDRLTYAVLVTQGVIAVVQAVLTGLALAVLGFSNVLFWTAFAVVLGLLPFVGSMFVWIPAAVLLIATGRPLAGAGLLVYGFGVINLTDNYLRPVLGGRSANLNPAILVVGIFGGLVVFGFTGIFVGPIVLGFTKTVVAVVADEYA; from the coding sequence ATGGACGCGGAGAAGGCGTTCGCGCTCGCCCTGCTCGCGGTCGCGCTCTACGCCTCGCTACTGGTCGTCTGGCCGTTCTTCACCTACGTCGCCTTGGCGGTCTTTCTGGCGTACGCGCTCTACCCGTTCCAGCGTCGCCTCGCGCCCCGCGTCGGCCCGCGGAAGTCCGCGGTCGGACTGATGACCGCGGCGACGGTCCTGTTCGTCCTCCCGTTCGTCCTGATGGTTCAGGTCGTCCTCCAGCAGGCGCTCTCGGTATTCGAGCGCGTGCAGTCGGGCGAACTCGACGTCGGACTCATGGAGGAGTTTCTGATCAGCGACCTCGGACAGGATCTCCTCGGGGCGGCTCGGTCGGGCGCGGGCCGGATTCTCGAGGAGTCGGTCAACGTCGTCGGCGGGGCCTCGACCGCCGCGGTCGGCGTGACGATTCTGGGCTTTCTGCTCTACTACCTGCTGGTCGGCGGCGAGGACGCGGTGGCGTGGTTCCGCGATGTGACGCCGCTCCCGACCGCCGTGCAGGACCGACTCCTCGCGGACCTGGACCGCCTGACCTACGCGGTCCTCGTCACGCAGGGTGTCATCGCGGTCGTACAGGCGGTCCTGACCGGTCTCGCGCTCGCGGTCCTCGGATTCTCGAACGTGCTGTTCTGGACGGCGTTCGCGGTCGTCCTCGGCCTGCTCCCGTTCGTCGGGTCGATGTTCGTCTGGATTCCGGCCGCCGTCCTGCTAATTGCCACGGGGCGTCCGCTCGCCGGCGCGGGCCTGCTGGTCTACGGGTTCGGCGTCATCAACCTCACCGACAACTACCTCCGGCCGGTCCTCGGCGGCCGGAGCGCGAACCTCAACCCCGCCATCCTGGTCGTCGGCATCTTCGGCGGACTGGTCGTCTTCGGGTTCACGGGCATCTTCGTCGGTCCCATCGTGCTGGGGTTCACGAAGACCGTCGTCGCCGTGGTCGCCGACGAGTACGCCTGA
- the uvrA gene encoding excinuclease ABC subunit UvrA gives MSKEYIDVKGAEEHNLKDLDISIPREQFNVVTGLSGSGKSSLAFETVYAEGQRRYIESLSAYARNFLGQMDKPQVENVEGLSPAISIDQKNAANNPRSTVGTVTELHDYFRLLYARIGTPHCPECGREVGEQSAQNMVRRVLELPEGTKAKIAAPVVRDQKGAFEDLFDDLVSDGYSRVEVDGEEFDLTLDRPDLDKNYDHDIDVVVDRVTVSPEARSRITDSVETALEEADGALKVVLPDPPEDAELGGAKARSTGDLAGESDDRLVVEFSEDLACTHCGIDFREIETRSFSFNSPHGACPECEGIGETKEVDEDLVVQDTSKPLKDVFEPWSYNRTYYRRQLDNVADHFGVSVNTPFEDLPEDVQEAFVWGTDETVHFEWTTKNGTREKDERFEGVVPNLERRYVETDSDSTRDHIEEYMAVTECPVCEGTRLNDQSRSVYVDGTSITEVNEMSIGDALDHFEGLEKTLDERETKIAEEILKEIRARLGFMEEVGLEYLTLDREASTLSGGESQRIRLATQIGSGLVGVLYVLDEPSIGLHQRDNDRLLNTLKELRDLGNTLLVVEHDEETMRQADNVIDMGPGPGKRGGEVVVQGTTEEIEACEESITGDYLAGREGIPVPDDRRETDEALTVVGARQHNLKDLDVDLPVGQFTAITGVSGSGKSTLMHDILYKGLAREMNDNTSVDPGDHDAIEGIDNVEKVRLIDQSPIGRTPRSNPATYTGVFDYIRELFAETKLAKQRGYERGRFSFNVKGGRCEECGGQGTVKIEMNFLSDVYVPCEECDGARYNDETLDVTYKGATIADVLDMSVEEAYEFFEHDQRIARRLGLLKDVGLDYMNLGQPSTTLSGGEAQRVKLAEELGKKDTGDTLYLLDEPTTGLHKEDERKLIEVLQRLTDKGNTVVVIEHELDLVKNADHVVDLGPEGGENGGEVVAAGTPEAVARAEDSHTGRYLRDLLPEVELDGPRSDREKQAAPATDD, from the coding sequence ATGAGCAAGGAGTACATCGACGTGAAGGGCGCGGAGGAGCACAACCTCAAGGACCTCGACATCTCCATCCCGCGCGAGCAGTTCAACGTGGTGACGGGACTGTCGGGGTCGGGGAAGTCCTCGCTCGCGTTCGAGACGGTCTACGCCGAGGGCCAGCGCCGGTACATCGAGAGCCTGTCGGCGTACGCCCGCAACTTCCTCGGTCAGATGGACAAGCCCCAGGTCGAGAACGTCGAAGGACTCTCGCCCGCCATCTCCATCGACCAGAAGAACGCCGCCAACAACCCCCGCTCGACGGTCGGCACCGTCACGGAACTCCACGACTACTTCCGCCTGCTGTACGCCCGCATCGGGACGCCTCACTGTCCGGAGTGCGGCCGCGAGGTGGGCGAGCAGAGCGCACAGAACATGGTCCGGCGCGTCCTCGAACTCCCCGAGGGCACCAAGGCCAAAATCGCGGCCCCCGTGGTCCGCGACCAGAAGGGTGCCTTCGAGGACCTCTTCGACGACCTCGTCTCCGACGGCTACAGCCGCGTCGAGGTGGACGGCGAGGAGTTCGACCTGACGCTCGACCGTCCGGACTTGGACAAGAACTACGACCACGACATCGACGTCGTGGTGGACCGAGTCACCGTCTCGCCCGAGGCCCGAAGCCGAATCACCGACAGCGTGGAGACCGCGCTGGAGGAGGCCGACGGCGCGCTCAAGGTCGTCCTCCCGGACCCGCCCGAGGACGCCGAACTCGGCGGTGCGAAGGCCCGCTCGACCGGCGACCTCGCGGGCGAGAGCGACGACCGCCTCGTCGTGGAGTTCTCCGAGGACTTGGCCTGCACCCACTGCGGCATCGACTTCCGGGAGATAGAGACGCGCTCGTTCTCGTTCAACAGTCCCCACGGCGCGTGCCCGGAGTGTGAGGGCATCGGCGAGACCAAGGAAGTGGACGAGGACCTCGTCGTCCAAGACACCTCCAAGCCGCTCAAGGACGTCTTCGAGCCGTGGAGCTACAACCGGACCTACTACCGGCGACAGCTCGACAACGTGGCCGACCACTTCGGCGTCAGCGTGAACACGCCGTTCGAGGACCTGCCGGAGGACGTGCAGGAGGCGTTCGTCTGGGGAACCGACGAGACGGTCCACTTCGAGTGGACCACGAAGAACGGCACCCGCGAGAAGGACGAGCGCTTCGAGGGCGTCGTCCCGAACCTCGAACGCCGGTACGTCGAGACCGACTCGGACAGCACCCGCGACCACATCGAGGAGTACATGGCGGTCACGGAGTGCCCGGTCTGCGAGGGCACCCGGCTCAACGACCAGAGCCGGTCGGTGTACGTGGACGGCACGTCCATAACCGAGGTCAACGAGATGTCCATCGGCGACGCGCTGGACCACTTCGAGGGCTTGGAGAAGACCCTCGACGAGCGCGAGACGAAGATCGCAGAGGAGATTCTGAAGGAGATTCGCGCCCGCCTCGGCTTCATGGAGGAGGTCGGACTGGAGTACCTGACGCTTGACCGCGAAGCCTCGACGCTCTCGGGCGGCGAGAGCCAGCGCATTCGCCTCGCCACCCAAATCGGGTCGGGGCTCGTCGGCGTCCTCTACGTGCTGGACGAGCCGTCCATCGGGCTTCACCAGCGCGACAACGACCGCTTGCTCAACACGCTCAAGGAACTCCGCGACCTCGGCAACACTCTGCTCGTGGTCGAACACGACGAGGAGACGATGCGGCAGGCCGACAACGTCATCGACATGGGTCCCGGTCCGGGCAAGCGCGGCGGCGAGGTCGTCGTGCAGGGAACCACCGAGGAGATAGAGGCCTGCGAGGAGTCCATCACTGGCGACTACCTCGCGGGGCGCGAAGGGATTCCGGTGCCCGACGACCGGCGCGAGACCGACGAGGCACTGACGGTCGTCGGCGCGCGCCAGCACAACCTGAAGGACCTCGACGTGGACCTCCCGGTCGGCCAGTTCACCGCGATTACCGGCGTCTCCGGCTCCGGGAAGTCCACGCTGATGCACGACATCCTCTACAAGGGGCTGGCCCGCGAGATGAACGACAACACCAGCGTGGACCCCGGCGACCACGACGCCATCGAGGGCATCGACAACGTCGAGAAGGTCCGGCTCATCGACCAGTCGCCCATCGGTCGCACGCCGCGGTCGAACCCAGCGACCTACACCGGGGTCTTCGACTACATCCGGGAACTGTTCGCCGAGACGAAACTCGCCAAACAGCGCGGCTACGAGAGGGGTCGCTTCTCGTTCAACGTGAAGGGCGGCCGGTGCGAGGAGTGCGGCGGACAGGGCACCGTGAAAATCGAGATGAACTTCCTGTCGGACGTGTACGTCCCCTGCGAGGAGTGCGACGGCGCGCGCTACAACGACGAGACGCTCGACGTGACCTACAAGGGCGCGACCATCGCCGACGTGCTGGACATGTCGGTCGAAGAGGCCTACGAGTTCTTCGAGCACGACCAGCGCATCGCGCGACGCCTCGGTCTCCTGAAGGACGTAGGGCTGGACTACATGAATCTCGGCCAGCCCTCCACGACGCTCTCGGGCGGGGAGGCCCAGCGCGTCAAACTGGCCGAGGAGTTGGGGAAGAAGGACACCGGCGATACGCTCTACCTACTCGACGAACCGACCACGGGACTCCACAAGGAAGACGAGCGAAAGCTCATCGAGGTCCTCCAGCGACTCACCGACAAGGGTAACACCGTCGTCGTCATCGAACACGAACTCGACCTCGTGAAGAACGCCGACCACGTCGTGGACCTCGGCCCGGAGGGCGGCGAGAACGGCGGCGAGGTCGTCGCGGCGGGCACTCCCGAAGCGGTCGCGCGCGCCGAGGACTCGCACACCGGGCGCTACCTCCGGGACCTGCTTCCCGAGGTGGAGTTGGACGGACCCCGCTCGGACCGCGAGAAGCAGGCCGCGCCCGCGACCGACGACTGA
- a CDS encoding ROK family protein: MAYYAGVDLGATNVRAAVADDEGDVVSVHRADTPNGPTGIAVTEAVLECLREASAAADIAPSDVRAAGIGSIGPLDLAEGAVENPANLPDTIDRIPLTGPVGQLIESESVYLHNDTVAGVIGERFYSDRNPDDMAYLTISSGIGAGVCVDGQVLSGWDGNAGEVGHMVVDPQGRRTCGCGREGHWEAYCSGNNIPKYAKLLAEDAGSLDTDLPLADPDFSAVDVFEAAGDDEFADHVVEQVAHWNALGVTNIAQAYAPLVIYVGGAVALQNESLVVDPIRERVDDLVFNNVPDVQLTNLGDDVVLKGAIASAMTGGTGDRSRTVA, encoded by the coding sequence ATGGCGTACTACGCGGGCGTTGACCTCGGCGCGACGAACGTCAGGGCGGCAGTCGCCGACGACGAGGGGGACGTGGTGAGCGTCCACCGCGCGGACACCCCCAACGGTCCCACGGGCATCGCGGTCACGGAGGCCGTCTTGGAGTGTCTTCGAGAGGCCAGCGCGGCCGCCGACATCGCCCCGTCGGACGTCCGGGCCGCGGGCATCGGCTCCATCGGACCGCTGGACCTCGCGGAGGGCGCGGTCGAGAACCCGGCGAACCTCCCGGACACCATCGACCGCATCCCGCTGACCGGTCCCGTGGGACAACTCATCGAAAGCGAGAGCGTCTACCTCCACAACGACACCGTCGCGGGCGTCATCGGCGAGCGATTCTACAGCGACCGTAACCCCGACGACATGGCGTACCTGACCATCTCGTCGGGCATCGGCGCGGGGGTCTGCGTGGACGGACAGGTGCTCTCTGGGTGGGACGGCAACGCGGGCGAGGTCGGCCACATGGTCGTGGACCCGCAAGGCCGACGCACCTGTGGCTGTGGCCGCGAGGGGCACTGGGAGGCGTACTGCTCGGGCAACAACATCCCGAAGTACGCCAAACTGCTCGCGGAGGACGCCGGCAGCCTCGACACCGACCTGCCGCTCGCCGACCCGGACTTCTCGGCGGTGGACGTGTTCGAGGCGGCGGGCGACGACGAGTTCGCCGACCACGTCGTCGAGCAGGTCGCTCACTGGAACGCGCTCGGCGTGACCAACATCGCGCAGGCCTACGCGCCGCTGGTCATCTACGTCGGCGGCGCGGTGGCGCTGCAGAACGAGTCGCTGGTCGTGGACCCCATCCGCGAGCGCGTGGACGACCTCGTGTTCAACAACGTCCCCGACGTGCAGTTGACGAACCTCGGCGACGACGTGGTGTTGAAGGGAGCCATCGCCAGCGCGATGACGGGCGGGACGGGCGACCGGTCGCGAACGGTCGCGTAG
- a CDS encoding universal stress protein gives MALQTILLAVGPGDADRTEELAEAVIDVAGPTGARVVLAHVFTDEEFDGVVSQLDYDPAGDIDPDEVASRHATVRELTDAFDEADVEYTVRGRVGEHGESIVDLANEVNADRVVVGGRKRSPTGKAVFGSTAQEVMLSAPCPVTFVRGD, from the coding sequence ATGGCACTACAGACTATCCTGCTCGCGGTCGGGCCGGGCGACGCCGACCGCACCGAGGAGTTGGCCGAGGCAGTCATCGACGTAGCGGGACCGACCGGCGCGCGAGTCGTGCTGGCCCACGTCTTCACCGACGAGGAGTTCGACGGCGTGGTGAGCCAGCTCGACTACGACCCGGCGGGCGACATCGACCCCGACGAGGTGGCCTCGCGCCACGCGACCGTCCGAGAACTCACCGACGCCTTCGACGAGGCGGACGTCGAGTACACCGTCCGCGGGCGCGTCGGCGAACACGGCGAGAGCATCGTGGACCTCGCCAACGAGGTCAACGCCGACCGCGTGGTCGTCGGCGGCCGGAAGCGTTCGCCGACGGGCAAGGCGGTCTTCGGGAGCACGGCCCAAGAGGTCATGCTGAGCGCGCCGTGTCCCGTGACCTTCGTCCGCGGGGACTAG